The genomic DNA GGTGCACCGCGTCGCCCGCATCCACGGGCCGCTGGTGCTTGGCCTCGAGGTAGTGGGTGGTGAACACGTCCAGGTACGCCTCCAGCGCCTGCGCGGCATGTGCCTCGCCCGCCAGCTCCAGGCACAGGGCGCCGACCTCGGACGTGCAGAAATGGTCCCTGCGGGTGGACCGGCGCAGGTGGTAGCGCGAGAGCTGCTCGGGCTGCAGGCTAAGCACGGGCAGGAGGTCGAGGTACGGGCTCTTGCGGAACATCTTGCGGGCCTCGGGCCAGGTGGCGTCGAGCAGCACGAACAGCGGGCGCTTGCCTTCTGGCATGGCCACCTGCGTGACCACGCGCCCGGGCGCCACGAACTCGCCAGGGAACACCACATACGGCTGCCACTGCGGGTCGGACAGCAGCGCCAGCAGGCCGGGGTGCACCTCGGTGCGGGCCCAGCCAAAGGCAAACGTGTCGGGCACCACGTCGGCGATCAGCCAGCCCGTGTTGCTGGGCTTGAGCGGTTCGATGTCGGCCATCAGCAGGCACATGCCCGCGCGCGTGGGCAGCACGGGCCGCAGCGCGCAGATGCAGTGGCTGGGCACCAGGCGGCAGCCCGCGCAGCGCTCGCCCCTGGGGCCGCCCCGGGCCAGGAAGGGCTTGGCGCTGCGCGCCAGGCGCTCGGCACGCAGGCGCGCCACCGCGTGCGGCGCGGCGGGGTTCGCGGGGGA from Acidovorax sp. A79 includes the following:
- a CDS encoding tRNA-uridine aminocarboxypropyltransferase yields the protein MTHSPANPAAPHAVARLRAERLARSAKPFLARGGPRGERCAGCRLVPSHCICALRPVLPTRAGMCLLMADIEPLKPSNTGWLIADVVPDTFAFGWARTEVHPGLLALLSDPQWQPYVVFPGEFVAPGRVVTQVAMPEGKRPLFVLLDATWPEARKMFRKSPYLDLLPVLSLQPEQLSRYHLRRSTRRDHFCTSEVGALCLELAGEAHAAQALEAYLDVFTTHYLEAKHQRPVDAGDAVHQRLAALRARDAGAL